Proteins from a single region of Candidatus Puniceispirillum marinum IMCC1322:
- a CDS encoding DUF3576 domain-containing protein, translating to MKTIHSLAATLVTLGFILAGCSGADIQPVAEEEGEVSFLTGKTGGLKIADFGADDKNDSMPVNALLWRASLEIAAFVPLDDVDTFGGSILTEWYSLADRPDERIKLMIFVVGRELRSDAIQVRVFAQKADNGGWGTATRDDALASKIEELILTRAREMRAASIAESTE from the coding sequence ATGAAAACCATTCACTCCCTTGCCGCAACTTTGGTGACTCTTGGCTTTATTCTGGCAGGTTGTTCAGGCGCAGATATTCAGCCTGTTGCCGAAGAAGAAGGTGAGGTGTCTTTTCTGACTGGTAAGACCGGTGGGTTAAAAATCGCTGATTTTGGCGCTGATGACAAAAACGACAGCATGCCGGTTAACGCATTATTATGGCGTGCATCGCTGGAAATCGCGGCGTTTGTACCGCTTGACGATGTTGATACATTCGGCGGCAGTATTCTTACTGAATGGTATTCGCTTGCCGACCGGCCAGATGAGCGCATCAAGCTGATGATTTTCGTTGTCGGCCGCGAATTGCGTTCGGATGCGATTCAGGTACGCGTATTTGCCCAGAAAGCAGATAATGGCGGCTGGGGCACAGCCACGCGCGACGATGCCTTGGCCAGTAAAATTGAAGAGCTTATTCTGACACGCGCCCGTGAGATGCGTGCCGCGTCAATCGCCGAATCCACCGAATAG
- a CDS encoding porin, translating to MRKVLLATTALVAIGGVSAASADVSLSASASWAYDSWSDDTAAATASGATTNNTAATMDSDFTISGSTTTDSGMTFGGSIHVDDGVDDDARMHVSDDWGQIAFGEHNDAAKAASAGQSAFDAGLSGTQSISSTTTPAMTTGLSTVTVVGSEAKGQIKYTSPTVNGLTVSISQADAGSASKADATAMGVTYAIDVDGVGITAHYATYDVDSAADLATGTGSYETSQDGFGVKVVYGDFTVRAASMDKDVKQGGSSMGTAGYEASTSDYGVTYAMSDTITLEATSLSSELSTGSTNGGDTFEASQLGVKYVPAAGMYVSLTNRSFEMKDSSAGTTNDGANTRLKVGITF from the coding sequence ATGCGTAAGGTTCTTCTTGCGACTACCGCTTTGGTAGCAATCGGTGGCGTTTCAGCCGCTTCTGCTGACGTTTCACTGTCAGCTTCTGCTTCATGGGCATATGACTCATGGTCAGACGACACAGCTGCAGCAACAGCTTCAGGTGCAACAACAAACAACACTGCTGCAACAATGGACTCAGATTTCACAATCTCAGGTTCAACAACAACTGACTCAGGCATGACATTCGGTGGTTCAATCCACGTTGACGATGGTGTCGATGATGACGCCCGCATGCATGTATCTGACGATTGGGGCCAGATCGCATTTGGTGAGCACAATGACGCTGCTAAAGCAGCATCAGCTGGCCAGTCTGCATTTGATGCCGGTCTTTCAGGTACTCAGTCAATTTCTTCAACAACAACACCTGCTATGACAACTGGTCTGAGCACAGTTACTGTTGTTGGTTCTGAGGCCAAAGGTCAGATCAAGTACACATCACCAACAGTTAACGGTTTGACTGTAAGCATCTCACAGGCAGACGCTGGTTCAGCTTCTAAAGCTGACGCAACTGCGATGGGTGTAACTTATGCAATCGACGTTGATGGCGTTGGCATTACTGCCCATTATGCAACTTATGACGTTGACTCAGCTGCTGACCTAGCAACTGGTACAGGTTCATACGAAACGTCTCAGGACGGCTTTGGTGTTAAGGTTGTTTATGGTGACTTCACAGTACGTGCAGCCAGCATGGACAAAGACGTAAAGCAGGGCGGTAGCTCAATGGGTACTGCTGGTTACGAAGCGTCAACAAGCGACTACGGCGTTACATATGCAATGTCAGACACTATCACTTTGGAAGCAACTTCATTGTCATCTGAGCTATCAACAGGTAGCACAAACGGTGGCGACACATTCGAAGCTTCTCAGCTAGGTGTGAAGTACGTTCCTGCCGCTGGCATGTATGTGTCTTTGACAAACCGTTCATTTGAGATGAAAGATTCATCTGCTGGTACAACAAACGACGGTGCAAACACACGTTTGAAGGTTGGCATAACATTCTAA
- a CDS encoding YggS family pyridoxal phosphate-dependent enzyme has translation MTAIHDNLKAVQDKIQAAARADAHADADEPTLVAVSKRQPDDRIDAALDAGQRCFGENRVQEAQTRWAARRAAYPDLILHLIGALQTNKAADAVALFDVIEVVDRPKLARALSGEMAKQNRQLDCYIQVNTGDEPQKSGISPADVDDFIAQCRDEYGLNIIGLMCIPPADEEPAMHFALLATIAKRNGLDKLSMGMSGDYEEAIGFGATSVRVGSAIFGARDS, from the coding sequence ATGACAGCAATTCACGATAATCTGAAAGCAGTACAGGATAAGATTCAGGCGGCGGCGCGTGCGGATGCCCATGCGGATGCAGATGAACCGACACTTGTGGCGGTTAGCAAACGCCAGCCAGATGACCGGATCGATGCCGCACTTGACGCTGGCCAGCGCTGTTTTGGTGAAAACCGTGTGCAGGAAGCGCAAACACGCTGGGCCGCGCGCCGCGCTGCCTATCCGGATTTGATATTACATCTGATTGGTGCCCTGCAAACCAATAAAGCCGCCGATGCGGTGGCTTTATTTGACGTGATCGAAGTTGTTGACCGCCCCAAGCTGGCGCGTGCATTAAGCGGTGAAATGGCCAAGCAGAACCGGCAACTTGATTGCTATATTCAGGTCAATACGGGTGATGAACCGCAAAAGTCCGGCATCAGCCCGGCCGATGTTGATGATTTTATCGCCCAATGCCGTGATGAATATGGGCTGAATATTATTGGGCTGATGTGCATACCGCCCGCAGATGAGGAACCGGCGATGCATTTTGCGCTATTGGCGACGATTGCCAAACGCAACGGGCTGGATAAATTATCAATGGGCATGAGCGGCGATTATGAAGAGGCTATTGGTTTCGGCGCGACGTCGGTGCGTGTTGGTTCGGCAATTTTTGGCGCACGCGACAGCTAG
- the ribA gene encoding GTP cyclohydrolase II, producing MSSSNINRTYLKVDRACAELRRGGAVVVRLPSGEAAIFKAVEIAHDNDIVELKTMAGSGTLLVLTANRMSSLGHSIGQNKPCATLSSAAHSAARAFEMALGQPATDGPQSSYTIIPEKAGSLADNTTRLLRVAKLIPAAFMARLRFRDIAMQDRWALENNLLIIEARDVDHYNEDAAASLRETTRAKVPLALAEDAEIIMFRAAAGGEEHFAVLIGDPLGRDAGKDKPPLVRLHSQCVTGDVLGSLKCDCGDQLKAALGLMARESNGILIYLAQEGRDIGMLNKMRAYALQDGGLDTVDANHMLGFDTDERSFLPAANILQTLGISKMRLITNNPDKIAQIAAHGFEISERISLDIDENPFNADYLKTKKTRTGHLID from the coding sequence ATGTCGTCGTCTAATATCAATCGCACCTATCTAAAGGTTGACCGTGCCTGTGCCGAATTACGGCGCGGCGGGGCTGTGGTTGTGCGGCTCCCTTCGGGTGAGGCCGCAATTTTCAAAGCCGTCGAGATCGCGCATGATAATGACATTGTCGAACTCAAAACCATGGCTGGTTCGGGAACGTTACTTGTATTGACAGCAAACCGTATGTCCAGCCTTGGTCATTCTATTGGACAAAACAAACCTTGTGCAACCTTATCAAGTGCCGCGCATTCTGCCGCGCGGGCTTTTGAAATGGCGTTAGGTCAGCCAGCGACTGATGGCCCACAATCCAGCTATACGATCATTCCGGAAAAAGCCGGATCACTGGCCGATAATACCACCCGGCTATTGCGTGTCGCCAAGCTGATTCCGGCGGCGTTCATGGCACGCTTACGTTTCCGTGACATTGCCATGCAGGATCGCTGGGCGCTTGAAAATAACCTGCTCATTATCGAAGCCCGCGATGTCGATCACTATAACGAAGATGCCGCCGCATCCTTACGCGAAACCACCCGGGCAAAGGTGCCACTAGCACTGGCCGAAGATGCCGAAATTATCATGTTCCGCGCCGCGGCTGGCGGCGAAGAGCATTTTGCCGTACTGATCGGTGACCCGCTTGGCCGTGATGCTGGCAAAGATAAGCCGCCCCTTGTGCGGCTCCATTCGCAATGCGTCACTGGAGATGTGCTTGGCAGTTTGAAATGTGACTGCGGCGATCAACTCAAGGCTGCCCTCGGGCTGATGGCGCGTGAAAGCAACGGTATCCTTATTTATCTGGCACAAGAAGGCCGCGATATCGGCATGTTGAATAAAATGCGCGCCTATGCACTTCAGGATGGCGGCCTGGATACGGTTGACGCCAATCATATGCTTGGCTTTGATACTGATGAGCGCAGTTTTCTGCCAGCTGCCAATATCCTGCAAACGCTTGGCATCAGCAAAATGCGGTTGATCACCAACAATCCTGACAAGATCGCCCAAATTGCGGCGCATGGGTTCGAGATCAGCGAACGCATATCGCTGGATATAGATGAAAATCCGTTTAATGCCGATTATCTCAAAACCAAGAAAACCCGCACCGGCCATTTGATTGACTAG
- a CDS encoding response regulator transcription factor — translation MQDFSSENNAFENNQIRLFVVDDDDLLRATLKDQLNAEGYSQVTTIAGVTELFQILPECKPDIMLLDVQMPDGNGVDVCRNLRRNGFTKPILMLTGKDAEEDIILGLEAGANDYISKPMRMGELLARIKSHLHQHRASDDVRFQLGPLSFIPATKMLQHEESGQKQLLTEKEAVILKFFIRAAPEIVSKDELLKDVWGFRSGVSTHTVETHIYRLRQKIARVTSEQIIRTTGKGYCLSNGVSD, via the coding sequence ATGCAAGATTTCTCCTCAGAAAATAACGCTTTCGAAAATAATCAGATACGACTTTTTGTTGTTGATGATGACGATTTATTACGTGCGACGTTAAAAGATCAACTCAATGCCGAAGGGTATAGCCAAGTCACCACCATTGCCGGTGTAACAGAATTATTCCAGATACTGCCTGAATGCAAACCTGATATTATGCTTCTTGATGTGCAGATGCCAGACGGAAATGGTGTTGATGTGTGCCGGAACCTGCGGCGAAATGGATTTACCAAGCCGATTTTGATGCTGACAGGCAAGGATGCCGAAGAAGATATCATTTTGGGGCTGGAAGCAGGCGCCAATGATTATATCTCCAAACCCATGCGGATGGGCGAATTGCTGGCGCGGATCAAATCGCATCTGCACCAGCATCGCGCGTCTGATGATGTCCGGTTCCAGCTAGGCCCGCTTAGCTTTATTCCCGCGACAAAAATGCTACAGCATGAAGAAAGCGGTCAGAAACAGCTATTGACCGAAAAAGAAGCGGTGATTCTGAAATTCTTTATCCGCGCGGCACCTGAAATTGTATCCAAAGACGAATTGTTAAAAGATGTCTGGGGCTTTCGAAGCGGAGTCAGCACGCATACGGTCGAGACGCATATTTATCGCCTGCGCCAGAAAATCGCCCGGGTTACGTCGGAGCAGATTATCCGAACCACCGGCAAAGGCTATTGCCTGTCGAACGGGGTTTCCGATTAG
- a CDS encoding glycosyltransferase family protein: MSFTAKFAALDRHCREFHQTHFTPSWLRPEKTRLYIYLALVMAIIAITANGHMRSWQFDRWQAEQDIYFVADMPSVSTTDAGFFLATAKAIKTDKTSDAFHQKRLFPNNHDYQENPDKRLTTEQLLPILIAYFAPDASNKALLDTAHAMLPITAMITALAIICAFGIAGFWWEGAIAALGGGLSLSYLSRSAVGRIDTDQLNLAFFYGVTALAVLAGRVRGWRAAILTSLCAGALNWLFSWWYSKDIFSWFFLGVLVWVGLMTHRDLKRTGVQAVIFILLSGTFMSMGGVDLDSFTNLNLQFGTLVFPNTFQTITELNVIPFTDLLRGITYDPVIGAFGIISLLIWVIFNPVIGLAMLPILGLGILNFIFGNRVVFFAAPIVWFGVAWGIFTLIRFTKSWLVGRYDTASPAMQTPPYLLRIPIMVMPTLMPVVMPVSALIITILVYLNSYNPFTRPYLPAPSFSREVLTGFNQLSSSIASRPNPKPAVIASWWDYGYMATFLSDMPSLHDGGTQTSPVTHYVARALIADSQAETAAILTFLAEDGMVGLQANITTKGTLEARFASFTGAGNTDIYLVLTHQMVPWMGAISQLGMWDAENGKPVNIRPGDNTLAYQNIRCNADNASPYLICAGRQFDLTRGTINQNPLMRHMIETRGGKIVARRDYAHKQGLVMQAHDLGEMTIQTQILHSRLYRSSFNQLFYLGTANPDYFSLIDDNFPFYRIYKVKN, from the coding sequence ATGTCTTTCACAGCAAAATTTGCCGCCTTGGATCGGCATTGCAGGGAGTTTCACCAGACCCATTTCACCCCGTCATGGTTGCGCCCTGAAAAAACCCGTCTTTATATCTATCTTGCCCTTGTCATGGCTATTATTGCGATCACCGCGAACGGGCATATGCGCAGTTGGCAGTTTGACAGGTGGCAGGCCGAACAGGATATATATTTCGTTGCTGATATGCCGTCGGTTTCAACCACCGACGCTGGGTTTTTTCTGGCCACCGCCAAAGCCATCAAAACCGATAAAACCAGTGATGCGTTTCACCAGAAACGTCTGTTTCCGAATAATCACGACTATCAGGAAAATCCGGATAAACGCCTGACCACTGAACAGCTACTGCCAATTCTGATTGCTTATTTTGCGCCGGATGCCTCCAACAAGGCTTTGCTCGATACTGCCCATGCGATGCTACCCATAACCGCGATGATCACGGCACTGGCGATTATCTGCGCCTTTGGTATTGCTGGTTTCTGGTGGGAAGGGGCAATCGCCGCGCTTGGTGGCGGGCTATCCCTTAGCTATCTATCGCGGAGCGCGGTGGGGCGCATTGATACCGATCAGCTCAATCTGGCTTTCTTTTACGGCGTCACCGCTTTGGCCGTGCTGGCGGGACGCGTCAGAGGCTGGCGTGCCGCGATACTGACCAGCCTATGTGCTGGTGCCCTGAACTGGCTTTTCAGCTGGTGGTATAGCAAAGATATCTTCAGCTGGTTTTTTCTGGGCGTGCTGGTCTGGGTCGGTCTGATGACGCATCGCGATCTCAAACGCACAGGGGTACAGGCGGTGATTTTCATTTTGCTGTCGGGCACCTTTATGAGCATGGGCGGTGTCGATCTTGATAGTTTTACCAATCTTAATCTGCAATTTGGCACGCTGGTATTTCCCAATACCTTTCAGACCATCACCGAACTGAACGTCATTCCCTTTACCGATCTGTTGCGCGGTATCACATATGATCCGGTGATTGGTGCCTTTGGCATCATCAGCCTGCTGATCTGGGTGATATTCAATCCGGTGATTGGTCTTGCCATGCTGCCTATTCTGGGGCTTGGCATACTGAATTTCATTTTTGGCAATCGGGTGGTGTTTTTTGCCGCGCCGATTGTCTGGTTTGGCGTTGCCTGGGGTATCTTTACCCTGATCCGCTTTACCAAAAGCTGGCTGGTCGGCAGATATGATACCGCCAGCCCCGCCATGCAAACACCGCCTTATCTGCTACGTATCCCCATCATGGTGATGCCCACGCTAATGCCCGTGGTGATGCCCGTCAGCGCCCTGATCATAACCATCCTTGTCTATCTGAATAGCTATAATCCGTTCACCAGACCCTATCTGCCCGCCCCATCTTTCAGCCGCGAGGTGCTGACCGGATTCAATCAGCTCAGCAGCAGCATAGCGTCACGTCCGAATCCAAAACCGGCGGTAATCGCCAGCTGGTGGGATTATGGTTATATGGCCACCTTCCTCAGTGATATGCCCAGTCTGCATGATGGTGGCACTCAGACGTCACCTGTTACGCATTATGTCGCGCGCGCATTAATCGCCGATAGCCAGGCCGAAACCGCCGCGATTCTCACATTTCTTGCCGAAGATGGTATGGTTGGCCTACAGGCAAACATTACAACAAAGGGCACGCTTGAAGCCCGCTTCGCATCCTTCACCGGTGCTGGTAATACCGACATCTATCTGGTTTTGACGCATCAGATGGTACCTTGGATGGGCGCGATCAGCCAGCTTGGCATGTGGGATGCCGAAAATGGCAAACCGGTCAATATACGTCCTGGCGACAATACGCTTGCCTATCAGAACATCCGCTGTAACGCGGATAATGCCTCACCTTATCTTATCTGTGCGGGGCGCCAGTTTGATCTGACCAGAGGGACAATTAACCAAAATCCGCTTATGCGCCATATGATTGAAACACGCGGTGGTAAAATCGTTGCACGCCGGGACTATGCCCACAAACAGGGGCTAGTGATGCAGGCGCATGATCTAGGCGAAATGACGATCCAGACGCAGATCTTACATTCACGTCTTTATCGGAGCAGTTTTAACCAGCTGTTTTATCTGGGAACAGCAAATCCGGACTATTTTAGCCTGATTGACGATAATTTTCCTTTTTACCGCATCTATAAAGTAAAGAATTAG
- a CDS encoding 4-(cytidine 5'-diphospho)-2-C-methyl-D-erythritol kinase, whose translation MPKRAICGTLPSNKVTIRFYPILFAQNCLTGWIHKPAYAHNGLSFPSSIKSDPLPKPMIPQANNQSTTMTGTSITEMAPAKVNLYLRICGRRDDGYHLLDSAVIFTAFGDQISLTPAATDSLTITGSFATALTNIADNPIVTRPMANSPAAPNLCMQALTAFRDAGGVMPPVAITLDKRIPVGAGLGGGSADAAAMLRALNAHADKSVTPETLHALATRLGADVPACLRAHALRMTGIGDQISSLSASMSLSPAPDAHAFMVLANPLIPLATKDVFAHLHSDGQGSAGDIDTLDISGLVGLGNDLEATACTLVPEIASLLSLLRQQHGCQIAAMSGSGASCFALFDSQPASQQACVALRKSGIWAEATHSL comes from the coding sequence ATGCCGAAGCGCGCCATATGTGGGACTTTGCCATCGAACAAAGTGACGATCCGGTTTTATCCGATACTATTCGCACAAAACTGTCTGACGGGCTGGATCCATAAACCGGCATATGCCCATAATGGGCTGTCTTTCCCATCATCTATTAAAAGCGATCCGCTACCCAAGCCAATGATCCCCCAAGCCAATAACCAGAGCACCACAATGACTGGCACCAGCATCACCGAAATGGCACCTGCCAAGGTCAATCTATATCTGCGGATTTGTGGCCGCCGCGATGATGGTTATCATCTGCTTGATTCGGCTGTCATCTTTACCGCCTTTGGCGACCAGATCAGCCTCACCCCGGCCGCCACTGACAGCCTGACCATAACCGGTAGCTTCGCCACCGCCCTGACCAACATTGCTGACAACCCCATAGTTACCCGCCCTATGGCTAACAGCCCGGCCGCGCCAAATCTATGTATGCAGGCACTGACCGCCTTTCGCGATGCGGGTGGCGTCATGCCGCCAGTCGCCATCACACTTGATAAACGCATACCTGTTGGGGCTGGGCTTGGCGGCGGTTCGGCTGATGCGGCTGCTATGTTACGCGCGCTAAACGCCCATGCTGATAAATCTGTCACCCCCGAAACACTTCATGCGCTTGCCACCCGCCTTGGTGCCGATGTACCCGCTTGCCTGCGCGCACATGCACTGCGCATGACAGGAATAGGCGACCAGATTTCCTCTCTTTCCGCATCCATGAGCTTATCACCTGCCCCTGACGCACATGCTTTTATGGTGCTGGCCAACCCCTTGATCCCGCTGGCAACCAAAGATGTCTTTGCGCATCTGCATAGCGATGGTCAGGGGTCTGCAGGCGATATTGACACGCTTGATATATCGGGTTTGGTGGGGCTGGGTAATGATCTGGAAGCCACCGCTTGTACATTGGTACCCGAAATTGCCAGTCTGCTTAGCCTATTGCGGCAACAGCATGGCTGTCAGATCGCCGCCATGTCGGGTAGTGGGGCCAGCTGCTTTGCCCTGTTTGACAGTCAGCCAGCCAGCCAGCAGGCTTGCGTCGCCCTGCGCAAATCGGGCATCTGGGCTGAGGCAACGCATAGTTTATGA
- a CDS encoding tetratricopeptide repeat protein: protein MEQMPNIKQNDRFRVCAQTGHLKLRQIKPLAALAALALFASGCGGTASSSLDMHNTDATDAARAPAQRSEPYNPQSVAAHYLAARQALYMSEIEDSAHFYMRSLEAEPDNIEFLQRNFMSQYYLGHIERAASIGRQLESLNIMTSLSYEPSIAMAIRAGDWDAVMVLVDNVAENIPSRQFAGVIKSWAMIATGRGDAGITHLTDSALSLVDAENGLPFYHQLHHALMFEALGNKDDALLKAQLLIDEQIPSSAMMLDLAGLLYRLDARDMADAMLDQKLPRAFDLKTTRQHLANQANQPPTIAQNIANGVLQTASNAGDGQPQTIGARLRFAIYIAPGLDAVHFSLAQALSMLALDSSAMAVLADIDPDGVWAQPAMLMKLDMLVAQNDFETALSILNAHLAKHPDNGFLHKEHADILRRNGNYAASRDAYLRAESYGFESPTLDRNLAITYEQLGIDDKAEERFLAALTINPNDAFTLNYLGYWWADEGRNLSEAIKLIEKAVELRPESGYFVDSLGWVHYKLGNFAVAVELLEKATTLEPADPVIFDHLGDVYWRLDRYAEARHMWDFAIEQSDDPVLSDTIRTKLSDGLDP, encoded by the coding sequence ATGGAACAGATGCCCAATATAAAACAGAATGACAGATTTCGGGTCTGTGCGCAGACCGGTCACCTAAAGCTGCGCCAAATTAAACCACTGGCGGCCTTGGCCGCGCTTGCTCTTTTCGCATCGGGATGTGGTGGTACGGCGTCCTCGTCACTTGATATGCACAACACTGACGCCACAGACGCAGCGCGTGCACCCGCACAGCGATCAGAACCCTATAACCCGCAATCGGTAGCAGCGCATTATCTGGCCGCACGCCAGGCGCTATATATGAGCGAAATCGAAGATTCGGCGCATTTCTATATGCGCTCGCTTGAAGCCGAACCGGATAACATAGAATTTCTGCAACGCAACTTCATGTCGCAATATTATCTTGGCCATATCGAACGGGCAGCCAGCATTGGTCGCCAGCTGGAAAGTCTGAATATAATGACATCCTTGAGCTATGAGCCAAGCATTGCCATGGCGATACGGGCTGGTGACTGGGATGCGGTTATGGTGCTGGTTGATAATGTTGCTGAAAACATCCCGTCACGCCAATTTGCAGGCGTTATAAAATCCTGGGCCATGATTGCCACTGGTCGTGGTGACGCCGGCATCACCCATCTTACTGACAGCGCCTTATCGCTGGTTGATGCCGAAAACGGCCTGCCTTTCTATCACCAGCTCCATCATGCCCTGATGTTTGAGGCGCTGGGCAATAAAGATGATGCTTTGCTCAAGGCGCAATTGCTGATTGATGAACAGATACCTTCATCGGCTATGATGCTTGATCTTGCTGGCTTGCTGTATCGACTTGATGCCCGCGACATGGCCGATGCGATGCTCGATCAGAAGCTACCTCGTGCCTTTGATCTGAAAACAACCCGCCAGCATCTTGCCAATCAGGCCAATCAACCACCAACGATCGCCCAGAATATTGCCAATGGTGTTTTGCAGACTGCCAGCAATGCTGGTGATGGACAGCCACAGACGATAGGCGCACGTTTGCGCTTTGCCATCTACATTGCTCCTGGGCTTGATGCGGTTCACTTCTCGCTGGCGCAAGCCCTCTCCATGCTGGCACTTGATTCATCGGCCATGGCCGTGCTTGCCGACATCGATCCGGATGGCGTATGGGCACAGCCTGCCATGCTGATGAAGCTGGATATGCTGGTCGCACAGAATGATTTCGAGACGGCATTATCGATTCTTAATGCCCATCTGGCAAAGCATCCTGATAACGGGTTTCTGCATAAGGAACATGCTGATATTCTGCGTCGCAATGGCAATTATGCTGCCAGCCGCGATGCCTATCTTCGGGCTGAATCATATGGCTTTGAATCGCCCACGCTTGATCGTAATCTTGCCATCACCTATGAACAGCTTGGCATTGATGACAAAGCCGAAGAACGGTTTCTGGCGGCACTGACAATCAACCCGAATGATGCCTTCACGCTCAATTATCTTGGCTATTGGTGGGCGGATGAGGGGCGCAACCTGTCCGAAGCGATCAAGCTGATTGAAAAGGCTGTCGAGCTTCGTCCCGAAAGTGGCTATTTTGTCGATTCACTTGGCTGGGTACATTATAAGCTTGGCAATTTTGCGGTCGCTGTCGAACTGCTTGAAAAAGCCACAACGCTTGAGCCTGCCGATCCGGTGATTTTCGATCATCTGGGCGATGTCTATTGGCGTCTCGATCGCTATGCCGAAGCGCGCCATATGTGGGACTTTGCCATCGAACAAAGTGACGATCCGGTTTTATCCGATACTATTCGCACAAAACTGTCTGACGGGCTGGATCCATAA
- a CDS encoding electron transfer flavoprotein-ubiquinone oxidoreductase: MKGCRTMERETMEFDVVIVGGGPSGLSAAIRLKQLANDAGRDLDVCLIEKGSEVGAHILSGAVLEPRALNELIPDWKDKNAPLDTPVTSDKFMFLTETKSVRMPTPPSMNNHGNYIISLGNFCRWLGDQAEALGVEIYPGFPAAEILYDENGAVRGVATGDMGIGKDGEPTDNYMRGMELIGKQTIFAEGCRGHLTKNLFDTFDLREGKDPQTYAIGIKELWDIDPAKAKPGLAWHSIGWPLATDTYGGSFLYHLNGNQVAVGYVVGLDYSNPHLSPFEEFQRFKTHPAVRDVFEGGRRVSYGARALNEGGFQSIPKLTFPGGCMVGCTAGFLNVPKIKGTHTAMKSGMVAAEAIFEALDNIDAGHEPASYADKLAASWLWKELYKVRNIRPGFAKGLWLGLAHAALDTYVLFGKAPWTLRHHADHTQLRMAADAPKIEYPKPDGIISFDRNSSVFLSGTNHEENQPAHLTLKDASIPITHNLALYDAPEQRYCPAGVYEIVHGDSGDDPRLQINAQNCVHCKTCDIKDPSQNIVWVTPEGGGGPNYPNM, translated from the coding sequence GTGAAAGGGTGTCGGACTATGGAACGCGAAACTATGGAATTTGACGTTGTAATTGTTGGTGGTGGCCCCTCTGGCCTATCAGCGGCAATTCGCCTCAAACAGCTTGCCAATGACGCTGGACGTGACCTTGATGTATGTCTGATCGAAAAGGGCAGTGAAGTGGGCGCGCATATCCTGTCGGGTGCGGTGTTGGAGCCACGCGCGCTGAATGAATTGATTCCTGACTGGAAAGACAAAAATGCGCCGCTTGATACGCCGGTCACATCGGATAAATTCATGTTCCTGACTGAAACCAAATCCGTCCGCATGCCAACCCCGCCCAGCATGAATAATCATGGCAATTACATCATCTCGCTTGGTAATTTCTGTCGCTGGCTTGGCGACCAGGCCGAAGCGCTTGGTGTTGAAATTTATCCGGGTTTTCCGGCCGCCGAAATTCTGTATGACGAGAATGGTGCGGTCCGCGGTGTCGCGACTGGCGATATGGGCATTGGCAAAGATGGCGAACCGACAGACAATTACATGCGCGGGATGGAGCTTATCGGCAAACAGACCATTTTTGCCGAAGGTTGTCGTGGTCATCTGACCAAAAATCTGTTTGATACATTTGACCTGCGCGAAGGCAAAGACCCGCAAACCTATGCTATCGGGATCAAGGAATTATGGGACATCGATCCGGCCAAGGCAAAGCCGGGTCTGGCCTGGCATTCAATAGGCTGGCCATTGGCCACCGACACTTATGGGGGATCTTTCCTATATCATCTGAATGGCAATCAGGTTGCTGTTGGCTATGTTGTCGGGCTTGATTATTCGAACCCGCATCTGTCACCATTCGAAGAATTTCAGCGTTTCAAAACACATCCTGCTGTGCGCGATGTATTCGAAGGGGGTCGCCGTGTTTCCTATGGTGCCCGCGCCCTGAACGAAGGTGGTTTTCAGTCGATACCGAAACTAACCTTCCCCGGCGGTTGCATGGTGGGCTGTACCGCCGGATTTCTGAACGTACCCAAAATCAAGGGCACACATACGGCGATGAAGTCTGGCATGGTCGCCGCCGAAGCTATTTTCGAAGCGCTCGACAATATCGATGCGGGGCATGAACCGGCCAGCTATGCCGACAAGCTGGCCGCATCATGGCTATGGAAAGAACTTTATAAAGTCCGTAATATCCGTCCTGGCTTTGCCAAGGGTCTATGGCTTGGGCTGGCCCATGCCGCCCTTGATACCTATGTGCTGTTTGGCAAGGCACCGTGGACCTTGCGGCATCATGCCGATCATACACAGCTTCGCATGGCGGCAGACGCGCCCAAGATTGAATATCCAAAACCCGATGGCATTATCAGCTTTGACCGTAATTCGTCGGTCTTTCTATCAGGCACAAATCACGAAGAAAACCAGCCTGCTCATCTGACACTAAAGGATGCCTCGATCCCGATCACACATAACCTTGCCCTATATGATGCGCCCGAACAGCGCTATTGTCCGGCAGGGGTCTATGAGATCGTTCACGGCGATAGCGGCGATGATCCCCGTTTGCAGATTAACGCGCAGAATTGTGTTCATTGCAAAACATGTGATATTAAGGATCCATCACAAAATATTGTCTGGGTAACGCCAGAAGGCGGCGGCGGACCTAATTATCCGAATATGTAG